Proteins encoded in a region of the Sander lucioperca isolate FBNREF2018 chromosome 4, SLUC_FBN_1.2, whole genome shotgun sequence genome:
- the vps37c gene encoding vacuolar protein sorting-associated protein 37C, with translation MEKLQDLSQSELQELLDNPQRVESMALESDEIQNIQLEREMALASNRSLAEQNLDVKPRLEAEKEVLVERYSQLESIRETYRQHCSLKDGMVGQMSPEALFSRLQTEGSKTEAESETLADEFLEGSLPLDSFLDRFLSLRSLAHKRRVRIEKLQEILRQRSEGNPNAMTSSAGVSQDPAAAPSPWNQQTTTATTTNPQQPISTAQSCSYPSQPASSSAAGPSGLPYTPYPVSPPNPSPAAAAGSGTANPPSHFPPYPGSGSPFTLAGSYSGPRPAFGPTASTACPYPSQPSFPTPHPGSAFGQYTPSPPQSGPAPYPASYSYRGYSYPAGPPCADSQSPTGRPIYRPGYGVPQPYS, from the exons ATGGAGAAGCTCCAGGACTTGAGCCAATCAGAGCTACAGGAGCTCCTGGACAACCCACAGAGGGTGGAGTCTATGGCTCTGGAGTCTGACGAG ATCCAGAACATCCagctggagagagagatggcGTTGGCATCCAACCGCAGCCTGGCTGAGCAGAACCTGGACGTGAAGCCTCGGCTGGAGGCGGAGAAAGAGGTGCTGGTGGAGAGATATTCTCAGCTAGAGTCCATCAGAGAAACCTACAGACAACACTGCTCCCTTAAAG aTGGGATGGTGGGTCAGATGTCTCCAGAGGCATTGTTCTCCAGACTACAGACAGAGGGCAGCAAAACAGAGGCAGAGTCAGAG ACTCTAGCTGATGAGTTTCTGGAGGGCTCTCTGCCATTGGACTCCTTCCTGGATCGCTTCCTCTCACTGCGCTCCCTAGCTCACAAAAGACGGGTGAGGATAGAGAAACTCCAGGAGATCCTACGACAGAGGAGCGAGGGCAATCCTAACGCCATGACATCATCAGCAGGCGTCAGCCAAGACCCCGCTGCCGCGCCCTCACCCTGGAATCAACAGACAACAACAGCGACGACGACTAATCCGCAGCAGCCAATCTCCACAGCTCAGTCCTGCAGCTACCCCTCACAGCCGGCCTCCTCATCTGCAGCGGGCCCCTCCGGCCTCCCCTACACCCCCTACCCTGTCTCCCCACCCAACCCTTCCCCTGCAGCTGCCGCAGGCTCCGGCACGGCCAACCCCCCGTCACACTTCCCTCCGTACCCAGGTTCCGGTTCACCTTTCACCCTAGCAGGGAGCTACTCTGGCCCCAGGCCTGCATTCGGGCCTACAGCTTCAACCGCCTGCCCCTACCCCAGCCAGCCCTCCTTCCCTACCCCACACCCGGGCTCAGCATTCGGCCAGTACACCCCAAGCCCCCCCCAGAGCGGTCCCGCACCCTACCCAGCCTCCTACAGCTACAGAGGCTACAGCTACCCGGCCGGGCCACCGTGTGCTGATTCTCAGTCGCCAACAGGCAGACCCATCTACAGACCAGGATACGGAGTCCCACAGCCATACTCATGA
- the LOC116045736 gene encoding uncharacterized protein LOC116045736 isoform X3 — protein MDLKTVVIISTILLITAGQTSLGQNTSKTHNETSTTPSPTSLYSSAATAVPNSNSSSLGLLTITWSRTCEGDVNLSLFHPSISSLPVCHGSEKNIRSLFKNVCENQKGCTDTPHWLKGQSNRKCYTITASEAVEQPNYETLRVQCTGVDVVQGQLHAYKVVTALLCCLFLLLILIRFTRPTVKALQKRLSERRQNRWVGPTQSHSALERLAVSDSREPSSNRNSDYNF, from the exons ATGGATCTCAAGACTGTTGTGATCATCTCAACTATTTTACTCATCACTGCTG GCCAAACATCACTTGGGCAAAACACCAGTAAGACCCACAATGAGACCAGCACAACCCCCAGCCCCACCAGTCTCTACTCTTCAGCAGCCACTGCTGTCCCAAACTCTAACTCAAGCAGCCTGGGCCTCCTCACAATCACATGGAGCAGGACATGTGAAGGAGATGTGAACCTGAGCCTCttccatccctccatctcctCCCTGCCCGTCTGTCACGGCAGTGAAAAAAACATCCGGagtctttttaaaaatgtttgtgagAACCAAAAAGGCTGTACAGACACGCCACACTGGCTCAAAGGCCAAAGCAACCGGAAATGTTATACCATCACAGCGAGCGAAGCAGTAGAGCAGCCCAACTATGAGACACTGAGGGTCCAATGCACAG gtgtagatGTAGTCCAGGGACAGCTCCATGCCTACAAAGTGGTGACAGCTTTGCTCTGCTGCTTGTTCCTGCTCCTGATTCTGATCCGCTTCACCAGACCCACCGTCAAAGCCCTGCAGAAGAGat TATCAGAGAGGAGGCAGAATCGCTGGGTCGGACCTACACAGAGTCACAGTG CTCTGGAGCGACTGGCAGTCAGTGACAGCAGAGAGCCTTCATCCAACAGGAACAGTGATTACAACTTCTAA
- the LOC116045736 gene encoding uncharacterized protein LOC116045736 isoform X2: MDLKTVVIISTILLITAGQTSLGQNTSKTHNETSTTPSPTSLYSSAATAVPNSNSSSLGLLTITWSRTCEGDVNLSLFHPSISSLPVCHGSEKNIRSLFKNVCENQKGCTDTPHWLKGQSNRKCYTITASEAVEQPNYETLRVQCTDVVQGQLHAYKVVTALLCCLFLLLILIRFTRPTVKALQKRLSERRQNRWVGPTQSHSVSYHRGKTAVKTNDAEKRLSYPALERLAVSDSREPSSNRNSDYNF; this comes from the exons ATGGATCTCAAGACTGTTGTGATCATCTCAACTATTTTACTCATCACTGCTG GCCAAACATCACTTGGGCAAAACACCAGTAAGACCCACAATGAGACCAGCACAACCCCCAGCCCCACCAGTCTCTACTCTTCAGCAGCCACTGCTGTCCCAAACTCTAACTCAAGCAGCCTGGGCCTCCTCACAATCACATGGAGCAGGACATGTGAAGGAGATGTGAACCTGAGCCTCttccatccctccatctcctCCCTGCCCGTCTGTCACGGCAGTGAAAAAAACATCCGGagtctttttaaaaatgtttgtgagAACCAAAAAGGCTGTACAGACACGCCACACTGGCTCAAAGGCCAAAGCAACCGGAAATGTTATACCATCACAGCGAGCGAAGCAGTAGAGCAGCCCAACTATGAGACACTGAGGGTCCAATGCACAG atGTAGTCCAGGGACAGCTCCATGCCTACAAAGTGGTGACAGCTTTGCTCTGCTGCTTGTTCCTGCTCCTGATTCTGATCCGCTTCACCAGACCCACCGTCAAAGCCCTGCAGAAGAGat TATCAGAGAGGAGGCAGAATCGCTGGGTCGGACCTACACAGAGTCACAGTG TGTCTTACCATCGAGGAAAAACTGCAGTTAAAACCAATGACGCAGAAAAGAGACTCTCCTAccctg CTCTGGAGCGACTGGCAGTCAGTGACAGCAGAGAGCCTTCATCCAACAGGAACAGTGATTACAACTTCTAA
- the LOC116045736 gene encoding uncharacterized protein LOC116045736 isoform X1 has translation MDLKTVVIISTILLITAGQTSLGQNTSKTHNETSTTPSPTSLYSSAATAVPNSNSSSLGLLTITWSRTCEGDVNLSLFHPSISSLPVCHGSEKNIRSLFKNVCENQKGCTDTPHWLKGQSNRKCYTITASEAVEQPNYETLRVQCTGVDVVQGQLHAYKVVTALLCCLFLLLILIRFTRPTVKALQKRLSERRQNRWVGPTQSHSVSYHRGKTAVKTNDAEKRLSYPALERLAVSDSREPSSNRNSDYNF, from the exons ATGGATCTCAAGACTGTTGTGATCATCTCAACTATTTTACTCATCACTGCTG GCCAAACATCACTTGGGCAAAACACCAGTAAGACCCACAATGAGACCAGCACAACCCCCAGCCCCACCAGTCTCTACTCTTCAGCAGCCACTGCTGTCCCAAACTCTAACTCAAGCAGCCTGGGCCTCCTCACAATCACATGGAGCAGGACATGTGAAGGAGATGTGAACCTGAGCCTCttccatccctccatctcctCCCTGCCCGTCTGTCACGGCAGTGAAAAAAACATCCGGagtctttttaaaaatgtttgtgagAACCAAAAAGGCTGTACAGACACGCCACACTGGCTCAAAGGCCAAAGCAACCGGAAATGTTATACCATCACAGCGAGCGAAGCAGTAGAGCAGCCCAACTATGAGACACTGAGGGTCCAATGCACAG gtgtagatGTAGTCCAGGGACAGCTCCATGCCTACAAAGTGGTGACAGCTTTGCTCTGCTGCTTGTTCCTGCTCCTGATTCTGATCCGCTTCACCAGACCCACCGTCAAAGCCCTGCAGAAGAGat TATCAGAGAGGAGGCAGAATCGCTGGGTCGGACCTACACAGAGTCACAGTG TGTCTTACCATCGAGGAAAAACTGCAGTTAAAACCAATGACGCAGAAAAGAGACTCTCCTAccctg CTCTGGAGCGACTGGCAGTCAGTGACAGCAGAGAGCCTTCATCCAACAGGAACAGTGATTACAACTTCTAA